The following are from one region of the Bacteroidota bacterium genome:
- a CDS encoding class I SAM-dependent methyltransferase, whose protein sequence is MAKKNNYINALQKSKKETAAYYKKSLVKTEQQKFLEKLLKESGQKISSIADIACGGGTLAHHLRAMYPHAEFTLSDFNDDALRIAKKLNGNKCNYVKADIYDLKKIKNNSFDLVCCWQTLSWLDEPGKAVKELLRITKPGGKIFASSLFNRRHNVDIWAKIHDHTRPEGKEGMMYSYNTYCVETVNEWIGESANYFILHDFVPEIDFKFNGKGIGTFTVNSEKGRLQISAGYLMNWAILEIQKK, encoded by the coding sequence GTGGCAAAAAAAAACAACTATATCAACGCTCTTCAGAAAAGTAAAAAGGAAACTGCTGCTTATTATAAAAAGTCGTTGGTGAAAACCGAGCAGCAGAAATTTCTCGAAAAACTTTTGAAAGAGTCGGGACAAAAAATTTCTTCCATTGCCGATATCGCCTGCGGGGGCGGAACACTCGCCCATCACTTGCGCGCAATGTACCCGCACGCGGAATTCACACTTTCCGATTTCAATGATGATGCATTGCGTATTGCAAAAAAACTCAACGGAAATAAATGCAATTATGTGAAAGCGGATATTTATGATCTGAAAAAAATAAAAAATAATTCCTTCGATCTCGTTTGTTGCTGGCAAACATTATCGTGGCTCGATGAACCGGGAAAAGCTGTGAAAGAATTGTTGCGCATTACGAAACCCGGCGGAAAAATATTTGCAAGTTCACTCTTCAATCGTCGTCACAACGTCGACATCTGGGCGAAGATCCATGATCACACGCGTCCCGAAGGAAAAGAAGGCATGATGTATTCTTACAATACGTATTGCGTGGAAACTGTAAACGAATGGATAGGCGAGAGTGCGAATTATTTTATCCTTCACGATTTCGTTCCTGAAATAGATTTTAAATTCAATGGAAAAGGAATTGGTACATTTACCGTCAACAGTGAAAAAGGGCGCCTGCAGATCTCGGCGGGCTACCTGATGAACTGGGCGATACTCGAAATTCAAAAAAAATGA
- a CDS encoding glutamate-1-semialdehyde 2,1-aminomutase, translating to MSYSDRLHNVIPGGAHTYSRGDDQYPSNAPQILARGKGAYVWDAEGNKFLDYGMGLRAVTVGYDIDEISEAGIAEIKKGNNLTRASLTELNAAELMVSLFPWAQMVKFAKNGSTVTTAAIKLSRAYTGRKYVAMCADHPFFTYDDWFIGTTPMDMGIPQEKKTFSLRFQYNNISSLEKLFAEHPGEIAAVILEPATFISPCEGDSKIVMDNKGCPDKTKSFLHQVKDLCAKNGTVFILDEMITGFRWDLRGAMKVYDIEPDLATFGKGMANGFALSALIGKKEIMDLGGIRKEGAERVFLISTTHGSEMSGFGAFIKTIEYYQQHKVTDQLWSFGRKLVTGMNDIAKGIGIGKNFSLEGFACMPYYFTRDQEGKISLPLRTLFAQEMIKNNILIPWIAQSYSHGDGELELTFRATEKALKVCKSALNDGIEKYLVGPAIKPVFRKYN from the coding sequence ATGAGTTACTCAGACAGACTTCACAATGTAATTCCCGGTGGCGCGCACACGTACAGCCGTGGTGATGATCAGTATCCGTCGAATGCGCCGCAGATCCTCGCGCGCGGAAAAGGCGCGTATGTGTGGGATGCGGAAGGAAATAAATTTCTCGATTACGGAATGGGTTTGCGCGCTGTGACTGTCGGATATGACATTGATGAAATTTCTGAAGCCGGAATTGCAGAAATAAAAAAAGGAAATAATCTCACGCGCGCTTCACTGACGGAACTGAATGCGGCTGAATTAATGGTGAGTCTTTTTCCGTGGGCACAGATGGTGAAGTTTGCAAAAAACGGATCGACAGTAACAACTGCCGCCATAAAATTATCGCGCGCATACACCGGAAGAAAATATGTGGCTATGTGTGCCGACCATCCTTTTTTCACTTATGATGATTGGTTCATTGGTACAACTCCTATGGATATGGGAATTCCGCAGGAGAAAAAAACATTCAGCTTACGTTTCCAGTACAATAATATTTCATCGCTCGAAAAATTATTTGCGGAACATCCCGGCGAGATCGCCGCAGTGATTCTTGAACCGGCAACTTTTATTTCCCCGTGCGAGGGTGATTCAAAAATTGTGATGGATAATAAAGGTTGCCCCGACAAAACAAAAAGTTTTCTGCACCAGGTAAAAGATTTGTGCGCAAAGAACGGAACGGTTTTCATTCTTGATGAAATGATCACGGGATTTCGATGGGACCTTCGTGGTGCCATGAAAGTTTACGACATAGAACCCGATCTCGCCACATTCGGAAAAGGAATGGCAAATGGTTTTGCATTGTCGGCGCTCATTGGGAAAAAAGAAATTATGGATCTCGGCGGAATCCGGAAAGAAGGAGCTGAACGGGTTTTTCTTATTTCCACCACGCACGGTTCAGAAATGTCCGGCTTCGGTGCCTTCATAAAAACAATTGAATATTACCAGCAGCATAAAGTGACGGATCAGCTCTGGAGTTTCGGAAGAAAATTAGTGACAGGGATGAATGACATTGCAAAAGGGATCGGGATCGGAAAGAATTTTTCATTGGAGGGATTCGCCTGCATGCCGTATTATTTTACGCGCGATCAGGAAGGAAAAATTTCTTTGCCGCTCCGGACTTTATTCGCCCAGGAAATGATAAAGAATAATATTCTCATTCCGTGGATCGCACAATCTTATTCACATGGCGATGGCGAATTGGAACTCACCTTCCGTGCAACAGAAAAAGCATTGAAAGTTTGCAAATCCGCATTGAACGACGGAATAGAAAAATATCTCGTCGGCCCGGCGATCAAACCGGTTTTCAGAAAATATAATTGA
- a CDS encoding aminotransferase class I/II-fold pyridoxal phosphate-dependent enzyme produces MTHSPTIQELIIHEDQPVKAALKIIDTNAQGTCFAVNASGKLVGVLTDGDIRRALISGKNLDCKVKDVMQTKFTSLPVTTPIDQIQAKISGRIRHIPLVDENNIPVDYASFSRAHRIPVMTPQLSGNELKYVTECVTTGWISSQGAFVKRFEKEFSEYCKIPFGIAVSNGTVAIHLALEALGIGEGDEVIVPDLTFAASINGIIYTGATPVIADVDRDTWTLSPSEVEKLITPKTKAIMPVHLYGHPCHMDELMTIAKKNNLLVIEDCAEALGTLYKGKHVGTFGNAATFSFFGNKTITTGEGGMVLFNDESIANKATVLRDHGMSKTKRYWHEYVGFNYRMTNIQAAIGVAQLERLNEFVNAKRKMATIYNGGLKDHSITLPPEKEWAFNGYWLYTCIIDPKNGVTRDELIEKLMKNGVETRPVFYPLHEMPPYVKYVRSGQSFPVTENISRNGISLPSSVAITNEEQKSILQAFNAIYNTRKLNVTS; encoded by the coding sequence ATGACCCACAGTCCCACCATACAGGAATTAATTATCCACGAAGATCAACCCGTGAAAGCGGCGCTGAAGATCATCGACACAAATGCACAGGGAACCTGTTTTGCTGTGAATGCTTCCGGAAAATTAGTGGGCGTACTCACTGATGGCGATATCCGCCGTGCACTTATCTCAGGAAAAAATCTCGATTGCAAAGTGAAGGACGTGATGCAAACGAAATTCACTTCACTTCCGGTAACAACTCCCATCGATCAGATACAGGCGAAGATCAGCGGGCGCATCCGCCACATTCCGCTCGTAGATGAAAATAATATTCCTGTTGACTACGCAAGTTTTTCGCGTGCGCATCGCATACCTGTGATGACGCCACAGCTTAGCGGAAATGAATTGAAATATGTTACTGAATGTGTGACCACAGGATGGATCAGTTCGCAAGGTGCATTTGTAAAACGGTTTGAAAAAGAATTTTCAGAGTATTGTAAAATTCCTTTCGGTATTGCTGTGAGTAATGGAACAGTTGCAATTCATCTTGCTCTCGAAGCGCTGGGAATAGGAGAGGGCGATGAAGTGATCGTTCCCGATCTCACTTTCGCCGCTTCCATCAATGGAATTATTTATACGGGAGCAACTCCTGTAATTGCCGATGTGGATCGCGACACGTGGACGCTTTCTCCTTCTGAAGTTGAAAAACTGATCACGCCGAAAACAAAAGCGATCATGCCCGTTCATCTTTACGGCCATCCCTGTCACATGGATGAACTGATGACGATCGCGAAAAAAAATAATTTGCTCGTTATTGAAGATTGCGCCGAAGCGCTCGGGACTCTTTACAAAGGAAAACATGTAGGAACTTTCGGCAATGCAGCAACATTTTCTTTTTTCGGAAACAAAACGATCACCACCGGAGAAGGTGGAATGGTCTTGTTCAATGATGAATCTATTGCCAATAAAGCAACAGTGTTGCGCGATCACGGCATGTCGAAAACAAAACGTTATTGGCACGAGTACGTTGGATTCAATTATCGCATGACGAATATCCAGGCGGCAATTGGTGTTGCGCAATTGGAACGGTTGAATGAATTTGTGAATGCAAAAAGAAAAATGGCCACGATCTACAATGGAGGGTTGAAAGATCACAGCATCACGTTGCCTCCAGAAAAAGAGTGGGCGTTCAACGGTTATTGGTTATATACCTGTATCATCGATCCGAAGAATGGTGTGACGCGCGATGAATTGATCGAAAAATTAATGAAGAACGGCGTGGAAACACGCCCGGTGTTTTATCCGCTGCATGAAATGCCGCCGTATGTGAAGTACGTTCGTTCAGGACAATCTTTTCCTGTTACTGAAAATATTTCGCGCAACGGAATAAGTTTACCTTCTTCTGTCGCAATTACCAATGAAGAACAGAAGAGTATTCTCCAGGCGTTCAACGCTATTTACAATACGCGCAAACTGAATGTCACGTCCTAA
- a CDS encoding DUF1016 domain-containing protein — MAVKRKSLLFLKKEIRQLIEAGRENVYRKINVEILITYWNIGKLIVEFEQQGKSRAEYGRELILELSRSLTKDLGKGFSRSNIQMMRGFYTTFDLHENQIRQTVSGKSQIRQTVSGKSSSAIFKGKVRVSPLLSWSHYGELLQCSNILAIGFYLQLAIRENWSVRDLKRQIDSSLFERIALSKNPKAVLKLAHIGPKYNSAEDIVRDPYVLEFLKIPEDGKYTESHLEKRIIANLQKFILELGKGFAFVGRQYRITIANVHHYVDLVFYHTKLKCYVLIDLKAKAVNHRDVGQMNLYLNYFDIEKNAKTDNPPIGIILSQDKDDINVEYAIRGITNKIFVSKYQLYLPDKKILRAKVREMLDKT; from the coding sequence ATGGCGGTGAAAAGAAAATCTCTCCTCTTTCTTAAGAAGGAAATTCGCCAGCTGATAGAGGCGGGTCGGGAGAATGTTTATCGGAAGATCAACGTGGAGATCCTGATCACCTACTGGAATATCGGAAAGCTCATCGTGGAATTCGAACAACAGGGAAAAAGCAGGGCGGAATACGGAAGGGAATTGATCCTTGAATTATCCCGATCATTGACAAAGGATCTTGGAAAAGGTTTTTCCCGTTCCAATATCCAGATGATGCGTGGATTTTACACCACATTCGATCTTCATGAAAATCAAATTCGCCAGACAGTGTCTGGCAAATCTCAAATTCGCCAGACAGTGTCTGGCAAATCTTCTTCCGCCATATTCAAGGGAAAAGTTAGAGTGTCGCCGCTGCTGAGCTGGTCTCATTATGGAGAACTTCTCCAATGCAGCAATATTCTCGCTATAGGATTTTACCTGCAACTTGCGATCCGTGAGAATTGGTCTGTTCGCGACTTAAAACGGCAGATCGATTCTTCTCTTTTTGAAAGGATAGCATTAAGTAAAAATCCGAAAGCGGTTTTAAAACTGGCGCATATCGGTCCGAAGTACAATTCGGCGGAAGATATTGTTCGTGATCCATACGTTCTCGAATTTCTGAAAATACCGGAGGATGGTAAGTACACGGAATCGCACCTTGAAAAAAGGATCATTGCAAATCTTCAGAAATTCATTCTTGAATTGGGAAAAGGATTTGCTTTTGTCGGCAGGCAATATCGTATCACCATCGCGAATGTTCATCACTATGTCGATCTGGTATTTTATCATACCAAATTGAAGTGTTACGTGTTGATCGATCTTAAAGCGAAGGCCGTTAATCACCGGGATGTCGGACAGATGAATCTTTACCTCAATTATTTCGATATAGAGAAAAATGCAAAGACGGATAATCCACCGATCGGGATCATACTTTCACAGGATAAGGACGACATCAATGTAGAATATGCGATCAGGGGAATAACAAACAAAATATTTGTTTCGAAATACCAGCTCTATCTTCCCGACAAGAAAATACTTCGGGCAAAAGTGAGAGAGATGCTGGATAAAACCTAA
- a CDS encoding acylneuraminate cytidylyltransferase family protein: MSRPKVLFLIPARGGSKGLPKKNIRVMNGQPLIHWTIRTALEAAKQVEGSVVVSTDDNEIAEVSMRSGAGIPFMRPAELALDTSTSMEVVMHALDYFGTQAMHFDYLCMLEATSPQRDVNDVLSALTLLQRTEGAESIVGVSKSESGHPVFLARMNKENFIQPYEGEKFIFKRRQDIDDVFFFEGSLYISKVPSLQKRKTFYHEKTLGYEMPKWKSFEVDDRIDFMIIERLMKAKENGELE, encoded by the coding sequence ATGTCACGTCCTAAAGTTCTCTTTCTTATTCCCGCGCGCGGGGGAAGCAAAGGCCTTCCGAAAAAAAACATCCGGGTTATGAACGGTCAGCCGCTCATTCACTGGACCATTCGTACTGCTCTCGAAGCAGCAAAGCAGGTGGAAGGAAGTGTTGTCGTTTCTACCGATGATAACGAGATCGCGGAAGTTTCCATGCGCTCGGGCGCGGGAATTCCTTTCATGCGCCCTGCCGAACTCGCGCTCGATACTTCTACTTCTATGGAAGTTGTTATGCATGCATTGGATTATTTCGGAACACAGGCAATGCATTTCGATTATCTCTGTATGCTTGAAGCTACATCGCCGCAGCGTGATGTGAATGATGTTTTGTCGGCGCTCACTTTGCTGCAAAGAACGGAAGGAGCGGAGAGTATTGTCGGTGTTTCAAAAAGTGAGAGTGGCCATCCTGTATTTCTTGCACGCATGAACAAGGAGAATTTTATCCAGCCATACGAAGGAGAAAAATTTATTTTCAAACGCAGGCAGGATATCGACGACGTATTTTTCTTCGAAGGAAGTCTTTACATCTCGAAAGTTCCATCGTTACAGAAAAGAAAAACTTTTTACCACGAGAAAACACTGGGCTATGAAATGCCGAAATGGAAATCATTCGAAGTAGATGATAGGATCGACTTTATGATCATCGAACGATTGATGAAAGCGAAAGAGAACGGAGAATTGGAATAA